A region of Theileria annulata chromosome 2, complete sequence, *** SEQUENCING IN PROGRESS *** DNA encodes the following proteins:
- a CDS encoding Tpr-related protein family member, putative (chr2.cand.460 - transmembrane protein;~9 probable transmembrane helices predicted for TA15445 by TMHMM2.0 at aa 15-34, 92-111, 121-140, 147-169, 184-203, 233-255, 307-326, 347-369 and 379-401): MASAEAGNKCDGKKIAAYALVGFSVLLTLRVGMNGAPFCMKRFKIPEHLFSLYVSRVHNCMELGCSAGVTAGTIYNIKYGGEYKQKCEKVSIGINLLFFLVNVVLLIVFVTGGEEGHLTDFYWTLALSAFIYGMNLTFIIKLAGDCIVYYLATLHVSGIFISLYHFIFLKLFGNRRKFNTDYLIIMWQIILSIIITAATASVWTKAYTNGNGNDKCGENGSSQKNGNGGSAEVAISPMIMCVFAQCVVYIFYPAIAPGLLVDFRHVNKIDQALLIIAPIPSITFAVLDAAKQDKYTPKNEWTGGKEAWHGTLIFIPIMIICGYLFIKALHYPHSGISLAIINNPRMVGFLTILFYMSHMILLAVGFPGVEKNSGSAKDYLPTINTFMTTIFMVLLIFFGEGYVNEFKKHDRSYWPTQGLSTKRAFGFWFDKAIQNAFKNFLLIFTRDLRRDLMSALD; this comes from the coding sequence ATGGCAAGTGCTGAGGCTGGGAATAAATGCGATGGTAAAAAAATTGCAGCATATGCTTTGGTTGGATTTTCAGTACTTCTAACACTTAGGGTTGGTATGAATGGTGCTCCATTCTGTATGAAACGGTTTAAGATACCTGAACATTTGTTCAGTCTTTATGTTAGTAGGGTTCACAATTGTATGGAACTTGGTTGTTCTGCTGGAGTTACTGCCGgtacaatttataatataaagtATGGTGGTgaatataaacaaaaatgTGAAAAGGTTTCTATCGGGATTAATTTGTTGTTCTTCCTTGTAAATGTAGTTCTTTTAATAGTATTTGTCACTGGTGGAGAAGAGGGTCATTTGACTGATTTTTACTGGACATTGGCCTTATCTGCTTTTATATATGGAATGAATTTAAcctttattattaaattggCCGGAGATTGcatagtatattatttggCCACACTTCACGTTTCTGGTATATTTATATCACTTTACcatttcatatttttaaaactatttGGCAACAGAAGGAAATTTAACActgattatttaattattatgtgGCAAATTATTTTGTCCATAATAATTACAGCAGCAACAGCAAGTGTTTGGACCAAAGCCTATACTAATGGCAATGGTAATGATAAATGTGGAGAAAATGGTAGTTCTCAAAAGAATGGCAATGGTGGTTCTGCAGAGGTTGCAATTTCACCGATGATAATGTGTGTGTTTGCACAGTGTGTTGTATATATCTTTTATCCAGCTATAGCTCCAGGTTTGTTAGTGGACTTTAGACATGTCAATAAGATAGATCAAGCACTTCTTATTATAGCTCCTATTCCATCAATTACTTTTGCAGTACTTGATGCAGCCAAACAAGATAAATACACACCTAAGAATGAGTGGACAGGTGGAAAGGAGGCTTGGCATGGAACCTTGATATTTATTCCAATTATGATTATTTGTGGATATTTGTTTATCAAAGCACTTCACTATCCTCATTCAGGTATATCTCTTGCAATCATTAATAATCCACGTATGGTTGGGTTTCTTACAATTCTTTTTTATATGAGCCATATGATACTACTAGCGGTTGGATTTCCAGGTGTAGAAAAAAATTCTGGTTCCGCTAAGGACTATCTTCCCACTATAAACACTTTTATGACTACTATATTCATGGTTCTACTGATTTTTTTTGGTGAGGGTTATGTTAATGAGTTTAAAAAACATGACAGATCCTATTGGCCAACACAAGGATTATCAACAAAAAGAGCTTTTGGATTCTGGTTTGATAAAGCCATTCAAAATGCATTCAAGAACTTTCTCTTAATATTCACCAGAGACCTTAGAAGAGATTTAATGTCAGCACTTGACTAA
- a CDS encoding uncharacterized protein (chr2.cand.459 - hypothetical protein) has product MGKTKTPLCGFRRRNKQKESFENNNMENTNQENDDELYVGNENTNYDNNNNYYAQNNNENNENNNNEENYGNNDDQMLEGEFTENPLNLENEEFDYNGNGNETGDNEDSETLNELLDKMENEDVDLENIKNLTLTMDNNSELKNLQSFVSNKLTELLKKTSLGEKCINSLAPLCTGPESGPLDKLLSLGNGCLHNNQNPLNNEEFQVPEKEEYRDPPTLPSGIKFVDDFNKLLDSWADQPSQGNNYTANLFKIFNLSALLKHLGDPRYVEILNKLGVNNLLNYPDNNKKWDQILLNCENSDNGNMEYVKHPLPDLPNPKAISNCNTKLVDLPELDNNNVDEHAFKLYWAYTNTWLNKMFGPSLRNSHKFVQPTKNWYMNMERASQLFFLRLSKTLCST; this is encoded by the coding sequence ATGGGTAAAACAAAAACACCTTTATGTGGATTTCGTCGCAGAAACAAGCAAAAGGAATCCTTCGAAAATAACAACATGGAAAACACAAACCAAGAAAATGATGACGAGCTCTACGTAGGAAACGAAAACACAAATTAcgataataataataattattatgcACAAAATAACAATGAAAACAACGAAAATAACAATAACGAGGAGAATTACGGAAACAACGACGACCAAATGTTGGAAGGTGAGTTTACCGAAAATCCCTTAAACTTAGAAAACGAGGAGTTTGATTACAATGGAAACGGTAATGAAACTGGCGATAATGAGGATTCTGAGACCCTCAACGAACTTTTGGATAAGATGGAAAACGAAGATGTTGACTTGGAAAACATCAAGAACTTAACATTGACAATGGACAATAACTCAGAACTCAAAAACCTACAGTCATTCGTTTCTAATAAGCTGACTGAATTACTGAAAAAGACAAGTTTGGGAGAAAAATGCATCAACTCCTTGGCACCTCTCTGCACAGGCCCTGAATCTGGGCCCTTGGATAAGCTCCTCAGTCTCGGAAATGGATGCTTACATAATAACCAAAACCCACTCAACAACGAGGAGTTTCAGGTACCAGAGAAAGAGGAATATAGAGATCCACCTACCTTACCATCTGGCATCAAGTTTGTTGACGACTTTAACAAGCTACTCGACAGTTGGGCTGATCAACCATCGCAGGGCAACAATTACACTGCCAACTTGTTCAAGATTTTCAACTTATCTGCACTCTTGAAACACTTGGGAGACCCACGATACgttgaaattttaaacaagTTAGGAGTTAACAATCTGCTCAACTACCCAGATAACAACAAGAAATGGGACCAAATTCTTCTCAACTGTGAAAACTCAGATAATGGCAACATGGAGTACGTTAAACACCCATTACCTGACCTACCAAATCCCAAAGCTATCTCAAATTGTAATACAAAGTTGGTTGATTTACCAGAACTTGACAACAACAACGTTGATGAACACGCCTTCAAACTCTACTGGGCATATACCAACACTTGGCTCAACAAGATGTTTGGACCATCATTGCGCAACTCACACAAATTCGTACAACCTACTAAAAATTGGTACATGAACATGGAACGGGCATCCCAGTTATTCTTTTTAAGACTCTCAAAGACGCTTTGCTCTACTTAA